A section of the Ogataea parapolymorpha DL-1 chromosome II, whole genome shotgun sequence genome encodes:
- a CDS encoding RNA binding protein codes for MLKRKNEEDEATAAKRVALDNESADQDEPTESNSQPGSPEPSKTDQPADSDQQSQERIPQPEAPEPVTHHRPTNDDPTYVHFRMLCSINETAAIVGKGGETINRIKEMSSARVNVSENLKGIPERVITVRGPAEYVAKAFGLITRAIMDEPFNQASTVESKQINLKLLFPHTIIGYIIGKRGARFREIEDNSAAALKASDQILPASTDRILHITGVADAIHIATYYVAQTVIEHKQHLAKAVFYNPANCNQPSTPVGGNASRMAYGNGYPPQVMQVPAPIMQSPYMGQPVQQPYGQYIPGAAAGAVAAPVPAPMQAQSGQEKINQDIYVPQMHIGLVIGKGGKNLKDIRTITGCYVKVNDEVPGATERKLTLMSTSPFAIQQAIMLINNKIENEKQRQRNHRDD; via the coding sequence ATGTTGAAGCGCAAGAACGAAGAGGATGAGGCGACTGCTGCTAAGCGGGTGGCCCTCGATAACGAGAGTGCCGACCAGGATGAGCCAACTGAGAGCAATAGCCAGCCAGGCTCACCAGAGCCTTCCAAGACGGATCAACCTGCAGATAGCGACCAACAGTCACAGGAACGGATACCCCAGCCCGAAGCTCCGGAGCCCGTCACGCACCACAGGCCAACCAATGACGATCCTACCTATGTGCACTTTCGAATGCTTTGTTCAATTAACGAAACTGCTGCCATTGTCGGCAAGGGCGGCGAGACAATCAACAGAATCAAGGAGATGTCCAGTGCAAGAGTGAATGTCAGCGAAAACCTCAAGGGTATCCCCGAACGTGTCATCACCGTGCGTGGACCTGCCGAGTATGTTGCAAAAGCGTTTGGGCTTATCACAAGGGCGATTATGGACGAGCCTTTCAACCAGGCCTCTACTGTGGAGTCGAAACAAATTAATTTAAAGCTGTTGTTCCCCCACACAATAATTGGCTACATCATAGGGAAAAGGGGGGCGAGGTTCAGAGAAATCGAGGATAATTCTGCTGCAGCGTTGAAAGCAAGCGACCAGATTCTCCCTGCTTCGACAGACAGAATCCTCCACATCACGGGAGTCGCGGACGCCATTCACATAGCCACGTATTATGTGGCACAGACAGTGATAGAGCACAAACAGCATCTGGCCAAGGCTGTGTTTTATAATCCGGCCAATTGCAACCAGCCTAGCACACCAGTCGGCGGCAATGCCTCGCGAATGGCCTACGGCAACGGATATCCTCCTCAAGTAATGCAGGTTCCGGCTCCAATAATGCAGAGTCCCTACATGGGCCAGCCTGTTCAACAGCCTTATGGACAATATATCCCAGGcgccgctgctggagcgGTTGCTGCACCAGTCCCTGCGCCAATGCAAGCACAATCAggacaggaaaaaatcaaccAGGACATTTACGTTCCACAGATGCACATAGGGCTAGTGATTGGAAAAGGCGGgaaaaacctcaaagaTATCCGTACAATAACCGGATGCTACGTCAAGGTCAATGACGAGGTTCCCGGCGCCACAGAGAGAAAACTCACTTTAATGAGCACAAGCCCGTTCGCCATCCAGCAGGCAATAATGCTCATAAACAACAAGATTGAGAATGAGAAACAGAGGCAGAGAAATCATAGAGATGACTAG
- a CDS encoding SWR1-complex protein 5 produces MKCAAAHDLENKVFKLENIMTEEQKKTLEDSIADYQESEDEDYNPDANEDGNDEEEEFEDDPKYRQLEPGGLIQTRRQRQEEKREKTYEKPAESTIDVDSIWKELNKPKEQPKSEPKKEDSTPSSTESADTEKIKITRTYEFAGEMVTEEKWVDANSEEARAHFNSTKLKESKESSPEKLLPKKKAPKRKRASLLDDVINNASSAKLTTLEKSRLDWATYVDKAKIGDELKFENKGGYLDQQDFLSRVSHRQDKNYKEAKKQG; encoded by the coding sequence ATGAAGTGTGCGGCGGCGCACGACCTGGAAAATAAAGTATtcaagcttgaaaacaTAATGACTgaggagcagaagaagacatTAGAAGACTCCATCGCAGACTATCAGGAGTCGGAGGATGAAGATTACAACCCGGACGCTAATGAGGACGGTaatgacgaggaggaagagtttgaagaTGACCCAAAATATCGACAACTTGAGCCGGGAGGTTTGATCCAGACTCGAAGGCAAAGACAGGAGGAGAAACGCGAAAAAACCTATGAGAAGCCAGCAGAGTCCACAATTGACGTCGACTCCATATGGAAGGAGCTTAATAAGCCAAAGGAACAACCCAAATCGGAACCCAAGAAGGAGGATTCGACCCCATCATCGACGGAATCCGCAGACACAGAGAAGATAAAGATTACTAGGACGTATGAATTTGCTGGCGAAATGGTGACAGAAGAAAAATGGGTGGATGCAAACTCAGAAGAAGCTCGTGCGCATTTCAACTCCAcaaagctcaaagagtCGAAAGAGTCGAGTCCTGAGAAATTattgccaaaaaagaaagCACCTAAACGTAAAAGGGCCAGTCTTTTGGATGACGTTATTAATAATGCCTCGAGTGCCAAATTAACTACACTGGAGAAATCGCGACTCGATTGGGCCACTTATGTGGACAAGGCAAAAATAGGAGACGAGCTGAAGTTTGAAAATAAGGGTGGTTACTTGGACCAACAAGACTTTTTGTCCAGAGTGAGCCACAGACAGGATAAAAACTACAAAGAAGCCAAGAAACAAGGCTGA